From the Ilumatobacteraceae bacterium genome, the window GGCCGTCTGACCACCACCGATCTGCCCGGTATTCGTGGACTGCGTCGTCCGACAGCGCCTGGCTACAACTCGAAGTCGCCGCTCGCGTCGGTCACCCCCTCATGCCGTCGATCGCCCCGTCGACGCAGGGAATGTCGTCCACGGCCGCGTCGCTGACGAAATTGCCAAGCGCTGCACTGGGGCCCGGTGTGGTGCGTTGCGCTCGAGCTGGTCGTCACTACCGAGCGCCGATGTCGGGTGCCCCGAACTGCACTTCGGAGGCAGGCGCTGTCCTTGAACCGGATTGCTCAGTAGGGATCGACGACTGGCTCGTCTGCGTCGCTCGCACCGATACGGGCTGCCGCGGAGTTCTTGAGGTGCCCGACCGGCACATGGCCGGCCGCAGCTGCGAGTCCGAACGCAGGCATGTTGCCATACACAGCTTCGTACTCCCCCGCTCGCACTTTGAACGTCTCGTGCCAGATCCCGACATCGCCCGAGTCACGAACCGCTTTGTTGAACTGTCGCCACGGCTCCAAGTGAGGCAAGTCGGAATCTCGCGCGAAGTGGTCGAGGTCCTCGAAGCTCCGCCAGTACTGGACCAGGACCGTCGTCCGCCCGATCCACTGCTGGTACCCGAGGCAGCCGAGCTCTGGGTGTTCGTCGATCACCCGCAACATCCTGGGCATCGCCGTTGCCACCGGCCACCACTTCCGAACCTTCCACGGATTGTTGAAGCGCATCCCGATCAGGAACACGACGAAGTCGCCCTCGACCTCGGCGGTGAACCGTCCTGCGTGTACACCCATGGGTCGTCAACCTTCTCTCTTGCCGTCAGAAGTTCCGCGAACAGAGTGCATCTTTCCGCACTCGCCCCCCTCGCGTCGAACGCCGGCAACGGTCGCCGAGAGCTAGGCGTCCCAGAACGCCGGATCGAGGCACGCATAGCGACGCGGGCGGCGAGATCCGCCCGGTCGTCAGGTCGAGGTCGCTCGGTTCGGTCGTTCGACGCGAGCCGCTACGCGGTCGGCGTCGGGGGCGACTTGGAGGAGACTGCCGGTGGTGCCGGTCGCGAGTTGTGCCTGGCACAACTCGCGATGTCAGCGCTCTGGCGGAGGTGGTGCGCTGCGAACAGGTCGCTGGCGTTACTCGCACCGGCGATCGCGTCGGCGGCGAGGATCACCGCGGCTGCCGTGTACGACGAGTGCTCGTCTTCGGGGAACACGATCCGGTCGGGGTGCACGATGCCCGTGAGGTACGCACCCGACTCCAACCGATGTGGCCGTGTCCAGCGCAACAGATCGGTCGCGGTGACGAAGTCGCCGATCACGGCGTACGCGAGCGATGCCTCGGCGGTCTCCGAGGCGGTCACCCACGGCTCGTCGGCGACGCAGCGGATGCCCAGATGCTCCATCGAGAAGATGGGCCAGCCGTCGGCCATCCTGGCCTTGGCAGCCTCGTCGACGGTGGCCCCGGCCAGCACCGGGTAGTACCAGTCCATCGCCCAACGGGTCTTCGGCTCGAATGCGTCGGGTCGGCTGTTGATCAGCTCGACCATCGTGTCGGCGGCCTCGACCCAGTCGGGTCGTGGCGACCCGGTGGCACGTCCGGCGGCCGCACCACACCTGAGCGCGTGCTGGATCGACGACGAGCCGGTCAGGAGGGCGTAGTCCCACGGGCGGGTGCCGTCGGCTTCGATCGCCCACAGGACGAGTCCGTCGTCGCGGCGCAGCGAGAGGACGAAATCGAGCGCTCGTTCGACGGTCGGCCACAGGTTGTCGACGAAGCTCCGGTCGCCGGTGCACCGCCAGTGATGCCACACGCCCGTCGCGATGTAGGCGCAGACGTTGGTGTCGATCTTGGCCTCTTCGATCGTGTCGTCGCGTTCGCCGTCGGGCACGTAGTAGTTGTGCCAGCTCCCGTCGGGGCGCTGGATGTCGGCCAGCCACTCGTAGGCCCGCTCGGCCTCGACGTGGAAACCGGCGACGTCGAGGGCCATCGCCGACTCGACGTGGTTCCACGGGTCGCTGTGACCGCCGGGGAACCACGGGATCATGCCGCTCGCGGTCTGCAACGAGGCGAGGTGCTCGCCGGAGGCGATGACCTCGTCGCTGGTGAGTACGCCTGGCAGATCGGGGATCGAGCTCATGTGCGCTGCTTCGTGCCGTAGTGCACCGAGCTCTTGCCGAGCACGGGGGACAGCACCTTCTCGGCGAGCTTGGTGGTCGTCGGCTGCTCGATGATGTCCCATTCGAGGAAGCGGCGATACCTGGCGACGGCGGGATGGTCGTCGTTGCGTGGGCCGACCGCGCACTTGAGCCACCAGTACGGTGAGTGCAGCGCGTGCGCGCGGTGGTAGCCGTCGACGTCGAGTCCGGCGGTGCGCAACTTGGCGCTCAGTTCGGTGCGGCTGTAGATCCGGACGTGACCACCGACGCTCTTGGGGGCGTGGTACTCGTCGCTGAGTTTCCAGTTGATCGTCTCGGGCAGCCAGGCGGGCACCGTGGCGGCGAAGCGGCCACCGGGCTTGAGGACCCGCACCATCTCGGAGACCGCCGCAACGTCGTCCTGGATGTGCTCGAGCACCTCGGAGGTGATCACGACGTCGAATGTCGCATCGGGGAACGGCAGCCGGGTGGCGTCGCCGCGCAGCACGCCGATCAGCTTGTCGGCCGTGATCTCGCCGGCTTCGACCATCGCTGCGAGCGTGTCGCGGGTCTCGACGACCTCGTCGGCCGCGTAGTCGAGTGCGACCACGTGTGCACCCCGGCGGGCGCACTCGTACACGTGCCGACCGAAGCCGGCACCCACGTCGAGCACACGGTCGCCGGCGCTGAGCCCGAGTTGATCGAAGCGAATCGTCAGCATGGGTTCAGAGGCGTCCGTTCCGGCGGAGCTTCTCGATGTTCTGCGGCATCGCCAGCACCTCGCGGTACTGCTCGACGGTCAGCTCGGCACACCGCTTCCAGGTCCACCGTTCGAGCACACGCTGTCGGCCGGCCTCGCCGATGCGGGCCCGCGCCTCGGGGTTGGTCAGCGCGCCGTGGATCGTCGATGCCAGATCGCCGGCGTCGCCCTTTCGGCATCGGAACACGGTCTCGCCGTCGGTGCCGGTGACCTCGGGCAGCGCGCCGCCGTCGGTGGCGACGAGCGGTGTGCCGGAGCACATCGCCTCGATCGCCGGGAGGCTGAAACCTTCGTACAGGCTGGGGACGACCGCGAGTTCGGCTTCGCTGTAGAGCTCGACGATCCGCTCGTCGGTCACGCCCGAGACGAAATCGATGTGGGGAGAGAGGTCGTACTGGTCGATCAGGTCCATCGACTTGCCGGGCTTCGGCTTGCCGATGATCGTGAGCGTGATCTCGTGACCGTCGGCCCGCAGCTTGGCCATCGCCTCGACGAGGAACGCCAGGCCCTTGAGCGCCACGTCGGCCGACGCGGTGGTGATCAAGCGCCCGGGCACCCGGGCCACGCCGTCGACCGGCTTGAACAGGTCGGGGTCGACGCCGACCGGCACCAGGCGCATGTTCTCGAGCGGCACGCCCATGTCGGCGTGGATGTCTTGGATCGAGTTCTCGCTGACGACGACGACCCGTGGCATCTTGGAGGCCACCCGTCCCTGCATCTTGACGAACCCGTACCAGCGTCCGATCGACCACCGTTTGAAGCGGTTGGGTGCGGCCTCCATCTCGAGCATGCGGTCGCGGGTGATCGGGTGGTGCAGGGTGACGATCAATGGCACCTGCTGCTCGAGCTTGGCGATCCCGTAGCCGAGGCACTGGTTGTCGTGGACGAGATCGAACTCGCCGAGGCGGCGCTGCAGGTGGTGGTTGACCCGTGCGCTGAACGCGAGCGGTTCGGGGAACTGACCGGTCGAGAAGATCGCGGTCTCGAGGAAGTCGTACCTCGTCTTGAACTCCCAGTACGCCGGGAAACGACCGGGGTAGTGGTCGTTGAAGAGATCGAGGCTCGGCAACTTCGTGAGTTCGACCCGGTCGTCGAGGACGGGGTACGGCTGGCCTCCCAGGACCTCGACGGAGTGGCCGAGGTCGACCAGCGCCTTCGTGAGGTGGCGGGTGTAGACCCCCTGGCCCCCGACGTGCGGCTTGCCCCGGTAGGTCAGGTAGGCGAGTGACAGCGGCGCGTCGGGGTCGAGGCCGGCCGGTTTGGACATCGTGACAGGCTACCGGTGGGTCATTACCCTGCGGTAACCGAGCCCGGTCACCCGCAGTAGGCCGTCTGGACGTCGGTCTCCCCGGACACGACCGTACGGTTCCCGAACCCGTCGGTCGCCGTGATCGTCCACGTGAAGAGTCCGGTGTCGGGGCCCTGCTGGCCGTCGAAGTCGAGGTCGACGCTCGCGAACCAGTCGGCTCGACGCTGCGTGAGGTTGGCGACCCGGCCGCCGTTGGGTCCGGTGATGCGCCAGAGGGCGGTGATCGGCGGCGACTCGTCGGTGATCACCGCGGTGGCCACGAGCGGGTTGTCGCCGGCACCGACGACGATCGGGCAGTGGGTGGCGCCGGGTCGCCGGACCTCGACCACCGGCGGTCGGGCGATGACCCCGTCGAGATCGACAGCCGCCGAGGTGCCCGGTCCGACGAACGTGAGCCGTTGCGTGGTGAGCGGGCCTTCGACCGACCAGGTCCGGTCGATGGTGACGACCACGTCGAGCTGCGCTCCCGGCGCCAGGGTGCCGTCGCTCGGCGACGCCGAGAACGGGGATGCGACGCCGCGGAACCCGCTCGGTCCGGTGAGGCTCGACCAGTCGACGGGTGATCCGCCGGTGTTGCCCAGCGTGATCGTGGCGCTGTCGCGGGTCGCCCCGAAGTCGATCGATCCGGCCGAGAGCGTCAACGCTCCGGGTGCCACGGTCGTGGTCGTGGCCGGCGGATTCGTCGTGGTGGTCGTGGTGGTCGTGGTCGGCGGTGGGATCGTGGCGGGTGGCAGCGTGACGACGACGGGCACGGTCGATGTCGTGCTGGTACCGGTGGTCGTGCTCGTGGTGCTGGTCGTGCTGCTGCTGGTGGTGGAGGTGCTGCTCGACGCGGTCGTCGTGGTCGAACCGTCGGTCGTGGTCGGCGCCACCGAGTCGACGGCGGTCACAGGTGCGGCGAGGGTCGTCGACGCGTCGTCGATCGGGGAGGTGGTGGTCGTCGTGCCGTCGCCGATGGCCAACTCGGCGTCACCGTTCGCCAGCACCCACGCGGTGGTGCCGCCCACGAACAGCAGCGCGAGGGTCGACAGCGTGATCCAGAGGCCGAGCCGTCGGGCCTGCCGGAGGGCAGCCGGAAAGCCTCCCGGCGCGCCGAACCCGTAGCTCGGCTCCACGCCGCTCCCGGCAGCAGCCAGCACCCGATCGCGCAGGTCGGCCGGCGCGGCGAACGCCGGCGCTGCACCGAACAGCGCGAGCGGCGCCACCTTGCGGCGGGACCGTTCGCAGATCTCGCAGCGGTCGATGTGGCGGGCGACGCGCTTGCGGATGAGCACGGTGAACTCACCGTCCCACCCCGAGAGGATCGAGGCGAGTTCGTCGCAGTCGTCGCGACCGCCGCTGGCGACGCAGTACGCACCGAGGCTTCGCTCGGTCCGCTGACGCATGCGGTGCACCAGGCCGTAGCTCTGCTGGGTCGTCACGCCGAGCGCATCGGCGAGGTCGTCGCCCTCCAGGCCCTGGCGCACGCTCAGTTCCAGCACGAGCTGGTCGCGTTCGTCGAGCCCCACCGCTGCGTTGCGGACGAGTTCGGCGAGTTCTTGGTACTCGAGGCCGGCCGACTCGTCGTCGGTCTGCGGGGGGAGCGCCATCTCAGCCGTCGGCTCCGTGAAGTCGGTCAGGACGACCCGCTTGCGTCTGCCCGAGCGTCGATAGACCTCGTTGCGCAGGATCGCGAAGAGCCACGGCTTGAGCCGCGACGGGTCGCGCAGCTGTGACATTCGCTCGGCGGCGACGACGAACACGTCCTGGGTGATGTCGGCCGCATCGTCGCGGTGGCGCGTCATCGCCGCGGCCGTGTCG encodes:
- a CDS encoding DUF4188 domain-containing protein; this translates as MGVHAGRFTAEVEGDFVVFLIGMRFNNPWKVRKWWPVATAMPRMLRVIDEHPELGCLGYQQWIGRTTVLVQYWRSFEDLDHFARDSDLPHLEPWRQFNKAVRDSGDVGIWHETFKVRAGEYEAVYGNMPAFGLAAAAGHVPVGHLKNSAAARIGASDADEPVVDPY
- a CDS encoding prenyltransferase/squalene oxidase repeat-containing protein encodes the protein MSSIPDLPGVLTSDEVIASGEHLASLQTASGMIPWFPGGHSDPWNHVESAMALDVAGFHVEAERAYEWLADIQRPDGSWHNYYVPDGERDDTIEEAKIDTNVCAYIATGVWHHWRCTGDRSFVDNLWPTVERALDFVLSLRRDDGLVLWAIEADGTRPWDYALLTGSSSIQHALRCGAAAGRATGSPRPDWVEAADTMVELINSRPDAFEPKTRWAMDWYYPVLAGATVDEAAKARMADGWPIFSMEHLGIRCVADEPWVTASETAEASLAYAVIGDFVTATDLLRWTRPHRLESGAYLTGIVHPDRIVFPEDEHSSYTAAAVILAADAIAGASNASDLFAAHHLRQSADIASCARHNSRPAPPAVSSKSPPTPTA
- a CDS encoding class I SAM-dependent methyltransferase, coding for MLTIRFDQLGLSAGDRVLDVGAGFGRHVYECARRGAHVVALDYAADEVVETRDTLAAMVEAGEITADKLIGVLRGDATRLPFPDATFDVVITSEVLEHIQDDVAAVSEMVRVLKPGGRFAATVPAWLPETINWKLSDEYHAPKSVGGHVRIYSRTELSAKLRTAGLDVDGYHRAHALHSPYWWLKCAVGPRNDDHPAVARYRRFLEWDIIEQPTTTKLAEKVLSPVLGKSSVHYGTKQRT
- a CDS encoding glycosyltransferase family 4 protein translates to MSKPAGLDPDAPLSLAYLTYRGKPHVGGQGVYTRHLTKALVDLGHSVEVLGGQPYPVLDDRVELTKLPSLDLFNDHYPGRFPAYWEFKTRYDFLETAIFSTGQFPEPLAFSARVNHHLQRRLGEFDLVHDNQCLGYGIAKLEQQVPLIVTLHHPITRDRMLEMEAAPNRFKRWSIGRWYGFVKMQGRVASKMPRVVVVSENSIQDIHADMGVPLENMRLVPVGVDPDLFKPVDGVARVPGRLITTASADVALKGLAFLVEAMAKLRADGHEITLTIIGKPKPGKSMDLIDQYDLSPHIDFVSGVTDERIVELYSEAELAVVPSLYEGFSLPAIEAMCSGTPLVATDGGALPEVTGTDGETVFRCRKGDAGDLASTIHGALTNPEARARIGEAGRQRVLERWTWKRCAELTVEQYREVLAMPQNIEKLRRNGRL
- a CDS encoding sigma-70 family RNA polymerase sigma factor, producing the protein MTSTTTDAQLVTDHLAGDRAAFAAIYDRYGATLYDTAAAMTRHRDDAADITQDVFVVAAERMSQLRDPSRLKPWLFAILRNEVYRRSGRRKRVVLTDFTEPTAEMALPPQTDDESAGLEYQELAELVRNAAVGLDERDQLVLELSVRQGLEGDDLADALGVTTQQSYGLVHRMRQRTERSLGAYCVASGGRDDCDELASILSGWDGEFTVLIRKRVARHIDRCEICERSRRKVAPLALFGAAPAFAAPADLRDRVLAAAGSGVEPSYGFGAPGGFPAALRQARRLGLWITLSTLALLFVGGTTAWVLANGDAELAIGDGTTTTTSPIDDASTTLAAPVTAVDSVAPTTTDGSTTTTASSSTSTTSSSTTSTTSTTTGTSTTSTVPVVVTLPPATIPPPTTTTTTTTTNPPATTTTVAPGALTLSAGSIDFGATRDSATITLGNTGGSPVDWSSLTGPSGFRGVASPFSASPSDGTLAPGAQLDVVVTIDRTWSVEGPLTTQRLTFVGPGTSAAVDLDGVIARPPVVEVRRPGATHCPIVVGAGDNPLVATAVITDESPPITALWRITGPNGGRVANLTQRRADWFASVDLDFDGQQGPDTGLFTWTITATDGFGNRTVVSGETDVQTAYCG